The genomic region ACCGAAACCTGAACGGCCTGCCCGGCGTTCAGGGTGACCGAGCCCTCGAATGCGGCGTTTTCACTCAGGCCGCCCGCGCCGGAAACAGCGACATTGCCGTTGTACCAGAGGCGGGACGGCTCGCCGACCCGCAAGCCCGTGACCTGCATCTGCAGGCCGGCCTCGATGTTGTCCGGCTGGCCCGCGGCGGGCAGCATGCCCGCCACGCGCGAGCCGGACAGGTCCATCTGCTCGAAACGCACCGGTGCCGGCGTGTCACGCCATCCCGCGGCGGCGAGCGCCGGTTCCCATAGCGTCAACCGTTTGGCTTCGAACGCGATTTCGGGACGCGCGCCCGCCGTGTCCAGCGTGCCTTCCGCATCCAGGTCGAAGAACTCCCGGATGGCGGCTTGTCCCTGGAAACGCCACGCGGTGCCTTGTCTCTGGACGGTTACGTTGAGGTCGCCGTCGCGGTTGTCCGGTGCTCCGCCGAATTGCCATTGCACCCGCGCCGGGCTCGCCGAAATGCGGCACGACAAGTCCCGCGGCGACGCGACTCGCGCGGAGAAGGCGAGGTTTTCGATGGTGACCGGGAAATCCCCAAGGGTATTCCGGAAATCGATACGGCGGATGCTGGTGTCAATGGGGATGGCGAGCATCGGGTCGATGCCGGAACTGGGCGCGGTCAGGAAACGCCTCAGAAAATCGTGGTTGGTGGCGCCGGACGCAGCCGGGGCAAGCGTCACGGCGAGCCGGTCCAGGGTCAAGCGCCGCAGGTAGCGGTTGCCGGCAGCGAACAGGGCGTAGTCCGCCTCCAGCCCCGCGACGGTAACGGCGGACGGCGTTGCCGCGGGCGCGCCTGGTTCGCGCAGTTCCAGCAGCGGCACGCGGAGCGTGCCCCACAGAGCGGCACTCTCGACAGTCGCTTCCGTGCCCAGTACCCGCTCCAACGCAACGCGCACCAAGACGCGCTGCGCCGCTCCCGTTAGAAGAAGCACTGCCGCCAACGCGAACATGGCGCCTGCCGGCAGAAGAATTGCCAAGCATCCTTTTCGAATGCGCGACCGTCTGCTATGCGTGCCGGTCGACACGGCTGCCGCTCACGAAGCCCCGCCGGAGGCGGCGGCCCCGGCGAGCGGCGCGGTTGCCGGCGGCGCCGGCTCCCCTGGCGCTGGTTCGTTGGTCATCGATTGCTGCCCGGGCGCCGTTGCGTCGTCGTGGGCCTGTTCTTGCGGCGCCGCGTCCGTCGCGGGCGACGATGTTTCCGGCGCGGCACTTTCGTTGGGCACGTATTCAATCTGCAGATGGCCGATGAGCGGGATGATCCGCGACTGGGCGAACAGGTCGCCTTCGGCCAGCTTGATATGCGTGACATCCGCGTTCGGCTGGTTGAACGTCGGGTCCACGTCGATCCACTTGCCCACCCATGCCTTCGCCCACTGGTGGAAATAGAATCCGGGATGGACGCCATCGACGTAGACCACGCCCGCGACCTCACGCGCGGGCAGGCCCGCCGCGCGCGCCAGCCCGACGTAGAGGATGCTGTGCTCCGTGCAATCGCCCTCAAGCGTTTCGAGCACTTCGATCGCGTTGCTCAAACGCGCCGAATACGTGCTGCGCATGTTCTTGTTGACCCATTCGCAGAGCAGGTTCGACACCTTTACGGCGTCCGTTTCCGCGCCGGCGATTTCCTTCGCCTTGCTCACGAGGCGCGGGTCCGCGCATTGGACAAACGGCGTCGGTTCGAGCCACTGCGCCACCGACGGATTGTCAACGGGCACATGCGCGGGCGTGAAGTCGTCGAGCGCAACGCGTTTCGCCACAAAGACGACGCTGTCGCCGGCGTCCGCCACGAACTGCCGTTCATCATTGAAGATGTGTGACTCGGTGAGCGGGCCGCGCAGGATGAGACGCAGCGTATCGCGGTCGCGCGGGTTCTCAATCCGGCGGTCGACCAGCGCCGCGTTTGACACAATCACGTCGTTCACATAGTCGACGTCCTTGGCCACTTCTTCCGGTTCGAGGCGCATCGTAAACATGCCCGCTGCGATGTCTTCCAGCACGGTGCCGTCCTCCGCCACATAGGAAACGGATTCAAGCCCCATTTCCTGGAGAACCATCTTGATCTTGTAGACGCGGGTAGTCACCCCCTCGAGCATACGTTCATCCACCTCGAGGATATGGCTCAGCCCGGTCAGTTCACGCTGGAACATGGGCTCGAATACCGTGAACTGAAGCGCGTCCCCCGGCTGCGGTCTGTCCATGACCCAGCGTTCGTGCTTTAGCGCATCCGTGAGCGTTTCGGCCGGTTTGGGCAGTGTGATCTCGTCCCCGACGCCGCCGACGTCTGTCTTCAACACGAGGTGATCGTCAACTATCTGCGCATTGAACGTGTTCTTTTTGCCGCCCGGGTCGACAAAGTACGACTCTATGGATTCCAGGGCGCCGTCCGGCGCGTACACCCGGCACGCGTATATCTGCAGTTCCTGCCGTACGCCCTCCATCACGATGCGGAACCGCGCGTCCTGCACCAGCGTCACACGGCCCTGTTCGTCCTTGGCCGTGGACATGAAAGCGTAGCCCGATTTCTCGCCGTTGAGGTACAGCCCGTACCAGGAATCGCCCAGCAACGCGTCGATGTCGGCGCCTTGCGCCACGAGCAGCCGCGGGAAGATCAGTCCGAATGCCATCGCAATCACCAACCGTTTCATCCGTCCATTCTCCGATAGAAAGGGGCATTGTAACCCATGCGGTGAAAGGAGCGACAATCCCGCGCGCCGGTTCCGGCGGGGCGGGATATGCAGCCGTTGGATGTTCGGCGCGAGGCTATTC from Candidatus Hydrogenedentota bacterium harbors:
- a CDS encoding transglutaminase family protein; this encodes MKRLVIAMAFGLIFPRLLVAQGADIDALLGDSWYGLYLNGEKSGYAFMSTAKDEQGRVTLVQDARFRIVMEGVRQELQIYACRVYAPDGALESIESYFVDPGGKKNTFNAQIVDDHLVLKTDVGGVGDEITLPKPAETLTDALKHERWVMDRPQPGDALQFTVFEPMFQRELTGLSHILEVDERMLEGVTTRVYKIKMVLQEMGLESVSYVAEDGTVLEDIAAGMFTMRLEPEEVAKDVDYVNDVIVSNAALVDRRIENPRDRDTLRLILRGPLTESHIFNDERQFVADAGDSVVFVAKRVALDDFTPAHVPVDNPSVAQWLEPTPFVQCADPRLVSKAKEIAGAETDAVKVSNLLCEWVNKNMRSTYSARLSNAIEVLETLEGDCTEHSILYVGLARAAGLPAREVAGVVYVDGVHPGFYFHQWAKAWVGKWIDVDPTFNQPNADVTHIKLAEGDLFAQSRIIPLIGHLQIEYVPNESAAPETSSPATDAAPQEQAHDDATAPGQQSMTNEPAPGEPAPPATAPLAGAAASGGAS